One Thermodesulfovibrionia bacterium genomic window, GATGAGAGACTGAGCCTCCTGAAGCTGACAGACGAGCATCAGGATATGGTCATTAAAGGGGAGATAACCCCTTCTCAGGCTTTTGAAATGAGCCGTGTATCCCATGAGAAGCAGGAAATTATCATAAGGAAGATCCGTGCCGGCGGGCTCGATTCATACAACAGGCTCAGGTCATTCGTAGAGGGGCTTATTGATATGGACAATCAAGCCAAAATGTTTGAGCTAACCTCTATATCATCTGAGGAGAAAAAGAGTATAGAGGACTTTAGAGGGCTTATCATCAACATCGAGAGGGCTATAGGCACACTACAGGTAAAGCACTTAAAGAAACTCAGCCTTCATTCCGATATCAGCGCAGAGAGGATAGACCTCATTATCAGTTCGTTGATGAAGATCAGAAAGTCGGTGCTGGCAGGGGAGGGGTTTAAGAAGGCACTGGAAGAAGCAGCGTAAAGGGGCGTATAGCTTAGAAGGGGGTTGGTTCATACCAATCCCCTTTTTGATTGTCGATAGTGAGTCAGTCCCAGACATTACCTATATACAAACAGATGAAAGTTGGCTGTATCTTGCAGGGCACAAGGATCTTTTCACCGGAGAGATTGTAGGGTATGCAATGGGGACGCGCATGACAAAGAATCTGGTCAGCCAGTCTTTACTGAAGTCAGTGGCAGCAAAACGCCCTGCAAAGGGACTGATCCATCACTCAGATCGGGGGAGTCAGTATTGTTCATATGAATACAGGGATATGCTTGAAGGTTTTGGCATAAAGGCATCAATGAG contains:
- a CDS encoding ParB/RepB/Spo0J family partition protein, with the protein product MENDRELPINKVFPNPNQPRKEFDQEKLEGLAMNIKEYGVLQAIVTTPRTDPLHGEGFMIIAGERRYRASLLAGLKTIPSKVIEADDALVEELALLENIQRQDLNIIEEAKAFEALLKRQGWDKEKLAKKMGFKQVWRVDERLSLLKLTDEHQDMVIKGEITPSQAFEMSRVSHEKQEIIIRKIRAGGLDSYNRLRSFVEGLIDMDNQAKMFELTSISSEEKKSIEDFRGLIINIERAIGTLQVKHLKKLSLHSDISAERIDLIISSLMKIRKSVLAGEGFKKALEEAA